A window of Natrinema salifodinae contains these coding sequences:
- a CDS encoding ABC transporter permease yields the protein MNLLESLRLAWRSIRGHKLRSALTTLGIVIGIAAVIAFVTLGASLQAGVIGDISPDDQRNVYGWAAEPNAEGGPLAGAQPVFTNDDLEAVEDLEDVEAAYGYATLQTQAISNGEEQVAQGNGLVASGPSYIREDRLAEGRQFEQGEREAVLNPAAANQFEENATVGDELTVTLLGGERATVEVVGITDTSEGLSPFEGFESSPRVYVPTDPYYTEQATGLGFDGGGGGDGGDGGNGSDGSGGGDGTTESGGNADGDGGDGDGANDDARFLAIIIEAESADQADVDAARESATTYLESDESDASDLMGDDLEVQFQTSTELLQQLEDVLDLLRNFIVGIAAISLLVGSIGIANIMLVSVTERTREIGIMKAVGAQNRDVLGLFLTESVILGVIGSILGTGLGLLAGYLGAQYVDLPLVYPLEYVALAIVVGMVVGILAGLYPAWRAARTDPIDALRYE from the coding sequence ATGAATCTCCTCGAGAGCCTTCGACTCGCCTGGCGATCCATCCGCGGGCACAAGCTCCGGTCGGCGCTGACGACGCTGGGGATCGTGATCGGCATCGCGGCGGTGATCGCCTTCGTCACGCTGGGTGCGAGCCTGCAAGCGGGCGTCATCGGGGACATCAGCCCCGACGATCAGCGCAACGTCTACGGCTGGGCCGCCGAACCGAACGCCGAGGGCGGGCCGCTGGCGGGCGCACAGCCCGTGTTCACGAACGACGATCTCGAGGCCGTCGAGGACCTCGAAGACGTCGAGGCGGCCTACGGCTACGCGACGCTCCAGACGCAGGCGATCTCGAACGGCGAGGAGCAGGTTGCCCAAGGGAACGGGCTGGTCGCCTCGGGGCCGTCGTACATCCGCGAGGATCGCCTGGCCGAGGGCAGGCAATTCGAGCAGGGGGAACGGGAGGCGGTGCTCAACCCCGCCGCGGCGAACCAGTTCGAGGAGAACGCCACCGTCGGCGACGAGCTCACGGTGACGCTGCTCGGCGGCGAGCGCGCGACCGTCGAGGTCGTCGGCATCACCGATACCAGCGAGGGGCTGAGCCCGTTCGAGGGGTTCGAGTCCTCGCCGCGGGTCTACGTGCCGACCGATCCCTACTACACGGAGCAGGCGACGGGGCTGGGGTTCGACGGCGGTGGTGGGGGTGACGGTGGTGACGGCGGCAATGGGAGTGACGGCAGCGGTGGCGGCGACGGCACCACCGAATCCGGCGGCAACGCCGACGGCGATGGCGGCGACGGAGACGGCGCCAACGACGACGCGCGCTTCCTCGCGATCATCATCGAGGCCGAGTCGGCCGACCAGGCGGACGTCGACGCCGCCCGCGAGAGCGCGACGACCTACCTCGAGAGCGACGAATCCGATGCGAGCGACCTGATGGGCGACGACCTCGAAGTGCAGTTTCAGACGAGCACCGAACTGCTCCAGCAACTCGAGGACGTCCTGGACCTCCTACGGAACTTCATCGTCGGAATCGCGGCCATCTCCCTGCTGGTCGGCTCGATCGGCATCGCGAACATCATGCTCGTCAGCGTCACCGAGCGAACCCGCGAGATCGGCATCATGAAAGCCGTCGGCGCGCAGAACCGCGACGTGCTCGGGCTGTTTCTCACCGAGTCGGTGATCCTCGGCGTAATCGGCTCGATTCTCGGAACCGGCCTGGGACTGCTCGCCGGCTACCTCGGCGCGCAGTACGTCGACCTCCCGCTGGTCTATCCCCTCGAGTACGTCGCCCTCGCGATCGTCGTCGGGATGGTCGTCGGGATCCTCGCCGGGCTGTATCCAGCCTG